From the genome of Lentimonas sp. CC4, one region includes:
- a CDS encoding PEP-CTERM sorting domain-containing protein (PEP-CTERM proteins occur, often in large numbers, in the proteomes of bacteria that also encode an exosortase, a predicted intramembrane cysteine proteinase. The presence of a PEP-CTERM domain at a protein's C-terminus predicts cleavage within the sorting domain, followed by covalent anchoring to some some component of the (usually Gram-negative) cell surface. Many PEP-CTERM proteins exhibit an unusual sequence composition that includes large numbers of potential glycosylation sites. Expression of one such protein has been shown restore the ability of a bacterium to form floc, a type of biofilm.) codes for MKNNKTQSPTRATIALAVLCLAVPSIGLSATFYQIGSGGVGSSWDDANFSPDGTATGAAAPTSGLPGGTNDYVNDAGTLRTSGTQFAGDSLTIKSGRRLQLQFGGTSTVDNLTFEAGSNIANGASGAKTLSGNGLAITGTGEFTILSGANNRDITISSQITADSTISQINVDMGIVGSPTKNEFLNLTNGSNSFGGTWNIEEGLLWGSTAGGLGVSSFNVTANGYLDLDYDFSNALGDLTIVGGGMLTLDQALTFGSATINGTPIAAGTYTASQLNATFGIDLATFEDAGSSTGSITITVVPEPSSYALLAGLLGLSYVMVRRRS; via the coding sequence ATGAAAAATAATAAAACACAGTCTCCCACTAGAGCGACCATAGCACTTGCCGTGCTCTGCCTCGCAGTTCCTTCCATTGGACTCTCGGCCACGTTTTATCAAATTGGTAGTGGTGGAGTGGGCAGTAGTTGGGATGATGCAAATTTCTCTCCTGACGGAACTGCCACTGGTGCTGCCGCTCCGACTTCGGGTCTGCCGGGCGGAACGAATGACTACGTGAATGATGCTGGAACGCTCAGAACATCGGGAACCCAGTTCGCAGGTGATTCGCTAACAATTAAGAGCGGCAGACGTCTGCAACTTCAGTTTGGGGGGACATCAACGGTCGACAATCTGACCTTCGAGGCGGGTTCCAATATTGCAAACGGCGCTAGTGGTGCGAAGACACTGAGTGGTAATGGACTAGCGATTACAGGGACTGGGGAGTTCACAATTCTATCTGGCGCAAATAACCGTGACATCACTATTTCTTCCCAGATTACAGCGGATTCGACCATCAGTCAGATCAATGTCGACATGGGAATTGTAGGTTCACCCACTAAGAACGAATTCCTAAATCTCACCAATGGCTCGAACAGCTTTGGTGGAACGTGGAACATCGAAGAAGGTCTGCTTTGGGGGAGCACAGCTGGCGGTTTGGGAGTTTCCAGCTTTAATGTTACCGCGAACGGCTATTTGGATCTCGACTACGATTTCTCCAATGCTCTCGGTGATTTGACAATTGTCGGTGGTGGTATGTTGACGCTCGACCAAGCTCTGACATTCGGTAGTGCTACGATTAACGGCACACCAATTGCCGCTGGCACCTACACTGCAAGTCAGCTGAATGCAACCTTCGGGATTGATCTGGCAACTTTTGAGGATGCAGGTTCATCTACTGGCAGCATCACCATCACAGTGGTCCCCGAGCCCTCCAGCTACGCACTGCTTGCCGGTCTGCTCGGTCTTAGCTACGTAATGGTTCGCCGCCGCAGCTAA
- a CDS encoding sulfatase encodes MNPIKCKSTSLVFCVTVVGTTLFGLPVLSKAEGPKPNIVHILTDDFGWQDPVCMDVDGDTPYETPNLDRLAKHGRKFMQAYSPSPTCAPSRAAYMSGQYPANTGIYHVMGGKLPRAYSPHFSYINPFYRYRLPLTEMTIPKELKKAGYTTGHVGKWHLGGRSNGYPFPGDYGFDIGYVDDLGKGGTYYPDPDIWGPRKQLRNQHNGLAKSMKPDRLTGWATDDPEDPFQLGEDGRPFDKTLDVALKWLEKHHSEPFFLNYCTYYVHGPIQTRDRTRFEYYLKKMGYEDFPTDPGTINRGRGGKTDPYYATMVNELDWMIGEVINYLEATDDPRNPGHKLIDNTYIFVSSDNGGLVSRSGGTVTDNSPLREGKQDPHEGGVRIPFIVRGPNIPKDSVCETPISLIDLYPTFVELAGLPASDNEKLDGCNIRPLLEGQDTVARFADGTPRESIYFYFPIELSSATAMRKGPWKVYRNLSPGNNKSPLVALYRLYNEDGSMADVGESNNLADQMPELTNQLLGELDAFLSESDVSYPYKNPTIESHPGQDRIPSVVARGDDGDRIWVEVETGADKSEIVEAKLLYTVNGGKFDISRGRREMWFEEPTQMKGGRIEGTVPPGTSHAVFCMTDSEGFLVMSEKLPSYKEVSSSNSDSSYVQHAYPFRPGLYALIQLGKDASVALKAASKSDTQLSKSLAKAEALYTAGEGSDDQYVSTIRGLRNSIRDLKGVVPQADNYYINLFRQTDAF; translated from the coding sequence ATGAACCCTATTAAATGTAAATCCACCTCGTTGGTTTTCTGTGTCACCGTCGTTGGCACCACGCTATTCGGCCTGCCTGTCCTGAGCAAAGCCGAAGGGCCGAAACCAAACATCGTTCACATCTTAACCGATGATTTCGGCTGGCAAGATCCTGTCTGTATGGATGTGGATGGCGACACGCCGTATGAAACACCGAACTTGGATCGGCTGGCTAAGCATGGTCGTAAGTTTATGCAGGCGTATTCGCCGTCGCCGACCTGCGCGCCTTCACGGGCGGCCTACATGTCCGGCCAGTATCCGGCCAACACAGGTATATACCACGTGATGGGTGGCAAGCTGCCGCGCGCCTATTCTCCCCACTTTTCGTATATCAATCCATTTTACCGTTATCGGCTTCCTTTGACAGAAATGACGATTCCAAAGGAGCTGAAGAAAGCAGGCTACACGACTGGCCATGTCGGTAAATGGCACTTAGGCGGCCGTAGTAACGGCTATCCCTTTCCGGGGGATTATGGTTTTGATATCGGTTACGTCGATGATCTGGGTAAAGGCGGCACCTATTATCCAGATCCCGATATTTGGGGGCCGAGAAAGCAACTTCGTAACCAGCACAACGGTTTGGCGAAATCGATGAAGCCGGATCGACTCACAGGTTGGGCAACGGATGATCCTGAGGATCCGTTCCAACTCGGAGAAGATGGGCGCCCCTTCGATAAGACGCTCGATGTCGCACTCAAATGGCTAGAGAAGCATCACAGCGAGCCTTTCTTCCTGAACTACTGCACCTACTATGTGCACGGGCCGATCCAAACGCGTGATCGCACGCGGTTTGAATATTATCTCAAAAAAATGGGCTACGAGGATTTTCCCACTGACCCTGGCACCATCAACCGCGGCCGCGGTGGTAAGACCGATCCATATTATGCGACGATGGTGAACGAACTCGATTGGATGATCGGGGAAGTGATCAACTATCTGGAAGCAACGGATGATCCGCGGAATCCTGGGCATAAGCTGATCGATAATACCTACATTTTTGTTAGTTCGGACAATGGCGGACTAGTGAGTCGAAGTGGCGGAACGGTCACCGATAATTCGCCGCTTCGCGAAGGCAAGCAGGACCCTCATGAAGGTGGTGTCCGTATCCCGTTCATCGTGCGCGGTCCGAATATTCCAAAGGACTCTGTTTGCGAAACGCCGATTTCGTTGATCGATCTCTATCCCACCTTTGTTGAGCTCGCTGGCTTGCCCGCATCGGATAATGAGAAGTTGGATGGCTGCAACATCCGTCCTTTGCTGGAAGGGCAGGACACCGTCGCTCGCTTTGCTGACGGCACGCCACGCGAAAGTATTTATTTTTATTTCCCGATCGAGTTGTCCTCGGCGACAGCGATGCGCAAAGGCCCGTGGAAAGTATATCGCAATCTCAGCCCGGGTAATAACAAGAGCCCGTTGGTGGCCCTGTATCGACTATACAATGAGGACGGTTCGATGGCGGATGTCGGAGAAAGCAATAACCTCGCGGATCAAATGCCTGAGTTGACCAATCAACTATTGGGCGAACTCGATGCTTTCCTGAGTGAGTCGGACGTGTCCTATCCGTATAAAAATCCAACGATTGAGAGCCATCCTGGACAAGACCGCATTCCGTCCGTAGTGGCACGTGGTGACGACGGCGACCGCATTTGGGTCGAAGTCGAAACTGGTGCAGACAAATCGGAGATCGTTGAGGCGAAATTGCTCTACACCGTCAACGGTGGCAAATTTGATATTTCTCGCGGACGCCGTGAAATGTGGTTTGAGGAGCCGACCCAGATGAAGGGCGGGCGTATCGAAGGCACCGTGCCTCCAGGCACATCGCATGCCGTTTTCTGCATGACAGATAGCGAAGGCTTCCTCGTGATGTCCGAAAAGCTACCGTCCTATAAAGAAGTGTCCTCAAGCAATTCGGACTCTTCATATGTCCAACATGCGTATCCGTTCCGTCCGGGGCTGTATGCGTTGATCCAACTAGGCAAAGATGCCTCAGTCGCTTTGAAAGCCGCAAGTAAGTCCGATACTCAACTCTCGAAATCCTTGGCTAAAGCCGAGGCGCTCTACACCGCAGGTGAGGGCTCCGACGATCAATACGTCTCCACCATTCGTGGCTTGCGAAACTCGATCCGCGATCTTAAGGGCGTGGTGCCCCAAGCAGACAACTATTACATTAACCTATTCCGTCAGACTGACGCATTTTAA
- a CDS encoding sialate O-acetylesterase: MSIHLYVRRYWQRGSVFGAIFCILFSVNLSAETSVQPNVYAIQAQDRIVFFGDSITAHGAPPGGYVDLVAKAVEQAYAEQGIEVIGAGVGGNKVPDLQKRMDRDVLSQKPNLVFIYIGINDVWHWSKPHPVTKAKRAGTTAEAYESGLREIVSKLQAEKITVVLCTPTVIAEQLHPESEDFQRLEQYAAIVRQIAADTDSVLLDLRQLFVDYLSENNPKNRPRGILTMDGVHMNGAGNALIAEAVCRMLGVTAIAESVASNLSAPTKGMDLYLMIGQSNMAGRAKVLDTQRRPIKNCFLFNDRGDWEPATNPLNRFSTVRKDIGMQQLGLGYSFAMKLNEMNPEQTIGLVVNALGGSKIESWQKGQRLYQEALARMQAAQAYGELKAVLWHQGESNFDDAAYLGKLSQLITDLRADLQMPQLPFIVGQITGDYPVNTQLDALPEHVSHTACVSSKDLATQDKWHFNSVSQIQLGERYADAVLSIQQR; this comes from the coding sequence ATGAGCATACATTTATATGTGAGACGATATTGGCAGCGAGGATCCGTCTTTGGCGCGATCTTCTGCATACTTTTCAGTGTGAACCTCTCTGCTGAAACGTCGGTGCAGCCAAATGTCTATGCGATCCAAGCCCAAGACCGCATCGTATTCTTTGGCGATTCGATTACTGCACATGGTGCGCCTCCCGGAGGCTACGTCGATTTGGTTGCGAAAGCTGTTGAACAAGCGTATGCCGAACAGGGCATTGAAGTCATTGGTGCAGGCGTTGGAGGAAACAAGGTTCCGGATCTACAGAAACGCATGGATCGCGATGTGCTCAGCCAAAAGCCTAACCTTGTTTTTATATATATCGGTATTAATGATGTCTGGCATTGGTCGAAACCGCACCCAGTGACAAAGGCGAAGCGAGCGGGCACGACCGCTGAGGCGTATGAGTCGGGCTTGCGTGAAATCGTCAGCAAGCTACAGGCAGAGAAGATAACTGTAGTGCTCTGCACGCCGACGGTCATTGCGGAGCAACTGCATCCTGAGTCTGAAGATTTCCAGCGCTTAGAGCAGTATGCCGCGATCGTTCGCCAGATCGCCGCGGATACGGACTCAGTTCTACTCGATCTAAGACAGCTGTTTGTCGACTATCTGAGCGAGAATAACCCGAAAAATCGTCCTCGTGGGATTTTGACGATGGACGGTGTGCATATGAACGGTGCTGGTAATGCGTTGATTGCAGAAGCAGTTTGCCGCATGCTGGGAGTGACTGCTATCGCGGAGAGCGTTGCGTCGAACCTGTCTGCGCCGACCAAGGGCATGGATCTGTATTTGATGATTGGTCAGTCCAATATGGCTGGCCGTGCTAAAGTTCTAGATACGCAGCGCCGGCCGATCAAAAATTGCTTTCTTTTTAATGATCGGGGGGATTGGGAACCTGCCACCAATCCACTAAATCGTTTTTCAACCGTGCGGAAAGATATCGGCATGCAGCAACTCGGGCTAGGCTATTCATTTGCAATGAAGCTCAATGAAATGAATCCAGAGCAGACGATAGGGCTCGTTGTGAATGCCTTGGGCGGTTCGAAAATTGAATCGTGGCAAAAGGGGCAGCGATTGTATCAAGAAGCCTTGGCTCGCATGCAGGCTGCGCAAGCATATGGGGAACTGAAGGCAGTTCTTTGGCATCAAGGGGAATCTAATTTCGATGATGCGGCATATTTAGGGAAATTGAGCCAACTCATTACTGATTTGCGTGCGGACTTACAGATGCCTCAACTTCCTTTTATTGTGGGGCAAATTACTGGTGATTATCCTGTCAACACACAGCTGGATGCATTGCCAGAGCATGTCTCTCATACGGCTTGTGTCTCGTCTAAAGACTTGGCTACACAGGATAAATGGCACTTTAATTCAGTTAGCCAAATTCAGTTAGGTGAACGCTATGCAGATGCTGTTCTATCGATACAGCAGCGATAG
- a CDS encoding alpha-L-fucosidase: MRLFNHKDRIAKTLSTLLLATIAATSVANAQTDSKPKLAGELRNIPERETEFMDWGLGLFVHWSIDSQLGSVISHHMDMASDKHLDRMVNELPKTFNPTDYNPDEWMQLAKLAGVKYMVLTTKHHSGFCLWDSAVTDYDIANTPYKKDIVKEFVDACRRHDIKVGFYYSPEDFAFNYKAGYPARGGKMPKDKHAELVDFTKVQIKELLTNYGPIDVMFLDGGHKAVLTQYCHEVDPNVIVTRGEMVTPEQRLPKNPIPGPWETCFTLGNQWQYKPTNDDFKSGSTLINMLVETRAKGGNLLINVGPKPDGSIPIEQEERFRELALWMFVNDEAIHDVRACVVAGDKGHAYYTQSKDGKYTYAIVTKFTERDPVPNNRIWGRGSRKEFLLPELIANENTTVQVLGQDHRSERYSDRIDLAINFENTKDGLLMDVIRQQRLYNWRNWPNAVVLRFENVDFVQPEEAVEEATDGKEFTSESGITWSSSPVKTKGGKLASGLFDKTGALAYAENTGGPKLTFDGIDFRAGTTASTTVLGVAGPAYAGYAEGEQIISSGMYPAPATAIPELRGLNIGSTYRVQALFYDQRPNQEGQHVIVEGKNMGRYANGPGGNGLLVSGTFVATADTQSFKLERTANDGKTPDNQIQLNALVLHQLP; encoded by the coding sequence ATGAGACTCTTTAATCATAAAGATCGCATTGCGAAAACGCTCAGCACGCTGCTGCTCGCTACGATTGCGGCGACTTCGGTCGCCAATGCGCAAACCGATTCAAAACCGAAACTCGCAGGTGAACTGCGTAATATTCCAGAGCGCGAAACAGAATTTATGGATTGGGGACTGGGGCTGTTTGTGCACTGGTCAATTGATTCCCAGCTGGGTTCGGTCATCAGTCACCATATGGATATGGCTTCGGACAAACACCTAGATCGTATGGTGAATGAACTGCCGAAGACCTTCAACCCGACGGACTACAATCCAGACGAATGGATGCAGCTCGCGAAGTTAGCCGGTGTTAAATACATGGTGCTGACTACCAAGCACCACAGTGGCTTTTGTTTGTGGGATTCTGCGGTGACGGATTACGATATCGCGAACACGCCTTATAAAAAAGACATCGTTAAAGAATTTGTCGATGCGTGTCGCCGCCACGACATTAAGGTTGGCTTCTATTATTCGCCCGAGGACTTTGCCTTCAATTACAAGGCAGGCTATCCGGCCCGCGGTGGTAAAATGCCAAAGGATAAACACGCGGAGCTCGTTGATTTTACAAAAGTGCAGATCAAGGAATTGCTCACGAACTATGGGCCGATCGATGTCATGTTTCTTGACGGAGGGCACAAAGCAGTGCTGACACAATACTGCCATGAAGTGGATCCCAATGTCATTGTGACGCGTGGTGAGATGGTGACACCAGAGCAACGCCTGCCAAAGAATCCGATTCCGGGTCCATGGGAGACGTGCTTTACGCTGGGGAATCAATGGCAATACAAACCAACCAATGATGATTTCAAGTCAGGCTCGACACTCATCAACATGCTGGTCGAAACACGTGCGAAGGGCGGCAATCTGTTAATCAATGTCGGCCCGAAGCCCGATGGTTCCATACCGATCGAGCAGGAAGAACGCTTCCGCGAACTCGCATTGTGGATGTTTGTCAATGATGAGGCGATTCATGATGTTCGCGCCTGTGTGGTCGCGGGGGATAAGGGGCACGCTTACTATACTCAATCCAAGGATGGCAAATATACGTATGCCATCGTAACCAAGTTTACCGAGCGTGATCCAGTGCCTAACAATCGGATCTGGGGGCGTGGTTCGCGCAAAGAGTTTTTGCTGCCTGAGCTGATCGCCAATGAAAACACAACGGTGCAGGTCTTGGGGCAAGATCATCGCTCCGAGCGATACAGCGATCGTATTGATCTAGCGATCAACTTCGAGAACACTAAAGATGGCCTACTGATGGATGTGATCCGCCAACAACGACTCTACAACTGGCGTAATTGGCCCAATGCAGTCGTGCTTCGTTTTGAAAATGTAGATTTCGTTCAGCCAGAGGAGGCAGTCGAAGAGGCTACTGACGGAAAAGAATTTACATCGGAGTCGGGTATTACCTGGAGCAGCAGCCCTGTGAAAACAAAAGGTGGCAAACTGGCTTCTGGATTGTTCGATAAGACAGGTGCGCTCGCTTATGCTGAAAATACAGGCGGTCCGAAACTGACCTTTGACGGTATCGATTTCCGTGCGGGAACGACTGCCTCCACCACGGTGCTCGGCGTGGCTGGTCCTGCATATGCCGGATATGCTGAAGGCGAACAGATCATCAGCTCTGGCATGTATCCCGCCCCCGCGACTGCGATTCCCGAACTGAGAGGACTCAACATCGGCAGCACGTATCGCGTGCAAGCCTTGTTCTATGACCAGCGCCCAAACCAAGAGGGACAACACGTGATTGTTGAGGGGAAGAATATGGGCCGCTATGCGAATGGCCCCGGCGGCAATGGTTTGCTAGTGAGCGGCACCTTTGTTGCGACTGCCGACACGCAGTCCTTCAAGCTCGAGCGCACCGCGAACGATGGCAAAACGCCGGACAATCAAATTCAGCTCAACGCCTTGGTGCTGCATCAGCTTCCGTAG